One Defluviitoga tunisiensis genomic window carries:
- the anmK gene encoding anhydro-N-acetylmuramic acid kinase AnmK yields MYVVGLMSGTSLDGIDTALIDISEISSNDFDVKVINFINTPYDNLTRNKILECCDPKTGSVDKICRLNFELGELFAKSVEKIASLTNIKLSNIELIGSHGQTIYHDVENDYVSSLQIGEAGVIAQRTGITTISNFRARDIAAGGQGAPLVPYVDYILFKSNQYNRVLQNIGGIGNYTYIPKNGKIEDIQGTDTGPGNMLIDGVIQILTNGEKTFDKDGEMAIKGTVSTELLNELKKHPFISKKAPKTTGREAFGLNYARKIVNIGKELHLSNEDIIATVTNFTAFTIVDAYQRFIRNKIDQIIISGGGSYNPTLILMIKSYVKMLLGENVVVMILEQLGYSSDAKEAVAFAILAYQTFKRRCNNVPQITGAKYSVILGDITP; encoded by the coding sequence ATGTATGTTGTTGGATTAATGTCCGGTACATCTCTTGATGGAATCGACACTGCTTTAATAGATATCAGTGAAATAAGTTCTAACGATTTCGACGTAAAAGTTATTAATTTTATAAATACACCTTATGATAATTTAACTAGAAATAAAATATTAGAATGTTGTGATCCAAAAACAGGAAGTGTTGATAAAATATGTCGATTGAATTTTGAACTTGGAGAGCTATTTGCTAAAAGTGTAGAAAAAATAGCTTCTTTAACAAATATAAAACTAAGTAATATAGAGTTAATTGGTTCACATGGTCAGACTATTTATCATGATGTTGAAAATGATTACGTCTCAAGTCTTCAAATAGGAGAAGCTGGGGTAATTGCACAGCGTACAGGGATTACAACCATAAGTAATTTTCGTGCAAGAGATATAGCAGCAGGTGGCCAAGGAGCTCCCCTAGTGCCATATGTAGACTATATATTATTTAAAAGCAATCAGTATAATAGAGTTTTGCAAAATATAGGAGGTATTGGAAATTATACTTATATTCCAAAAAACGGAAAAATAGAAGATATTCAAGGAACTGATACTGGGCCTGGTAATATGTTAATTGACGGAGTTATTCAAATTTTAACTAATGGGGAGAAAACTTTTGATAAAGATGGAGAAATGGCAATAAAAGGAACAGTATCGACAGAACTACTTAATGAATTAAAAAAACATCCATTTATAAGTAAAAAAGCCCCTAAAACTACGGGAAGAGAGGCTTTCGGGTTAAATTATGCAAGGAAAATTGTCAATATAGGGAAAGAATTACATTTGTCCAATGAAGATATCATAGCTACTGTTACAAATTTTACTGCATTTACTATTGTTGATGCATATCAGAGATTTATTAGAAATAAAATAGATCAGATTATTATTTCAGGTGGAGGTAGCTATAATCCAACATTGATTCTGATGATAAAATCTTATGTAAAAATGCTTTTAGGAGAAAATGTAGTTGTTATGATCCTAGAACAATTAGGATATTCTAGTGACGCTAAAGAAGCTGTTGCGTTTGCTATTCTTGCTTATCAAACTTTTAAAAGGCGTTGTAATAACGTTCCTCAAATAACCGGGGCAAAGTATAGTGTAATACTAGGGGATATAACACCTTAA
- a CDS encoding serine hydrolase domain-containing protein, translating into MNDLKGLDIKILDEIIVSGLNNVYTAASLLIGDEENILYRDFFGTKDGIEKLTENDIFDLASVTKVVATATAVMKLIDSGQLHLKDKIGNYLNVSGQKGEITIFELLTHTSLMPSYSTLWKEYKNKELFEKLIEIQPQKGPNKCYEYSCLNFITLMKIVEVVTQVNFKDYIEKVFIDLGMKNTCYNPIDKERAVATSIRDGKRLKGDPDDELAYYLGGVSGNAGLFSNVDDLRIFIYNLLSGKIVSEKTFDLFTTTIVKRGENITHIAWMAPPVAGCQYSLDSSGFGHNGFTGTSIWIRKDGMFSIFLTNAVFYDRYLKKPELNVIRNKINNIVFA; encoded by the coding sequence GTGAATGATTTGAAAGGTTTAGATATCAAAATATTAGATGAAATAATAGTATCTGGTTTAAATAACGTATATACAGCAGCTTCTCTTTTAATTGGGGATGAAGAAAATATTTTATACAGAGATTTTTTTGGTACAAAGGATGGGATTGAGAAATTAACCGAGAACGATATTTTTGATTTAGCTAGTGTTACTAAAGTTGTTGCCACAGCTACTGCTGTTATGAAACTTATTGATAGCGGTCAATTGCATTTAAAAGATAAAATAGGAAATTATTTAAATGTTTCAGGGCAAAAAGGAGAAATAACAATCTTTGAATTACTAACTCATACTTCATTAATGCCTTCTTATTCAACTCTTTGGAAGGAATATAAAAACAAAGAACTTTTTGAAAAACTTATAGAAATACAACCTCAAAAAGGCCCAAATAAATGCTATGAATACTCTTGCTTAAATTTTATTACTTTAATGAAGATAGTTGAAGTAGTTACTCAAGTGAATTTTAAAGATTATATAGAAAAAGTTTTTATAGATTTAGGTATGAAAAATACTTGTTATAATCCTATAGATAAAGAGAGAGCAGTCGCCACTTCTATAAGAGACGGAAAAAGACTTAAAGGTGATCCTGATGATGAATTAGCCTATTACCTTGGAGGAGTAAGTGGTAATGCAGGTCTATTTTCAAATGTAGATGATTTAAGAATTTTTATTTATAACTTACTCAGTGGTAAAATTGTTTCTGAGAAAACTTTTGATTTATTTACAACAACGATTGTAAAAAGAGGTGAAAATATAACTCATATAGCTTGGATGGCTCCACCAGTTGCTGGTTGCCAATATTCACTGGATAGTTCGGGATTTGGCCACAATGGTTTTACAGGAACGTCTATCTGGATTAGAAAAGATGGCATGTTTTCTATATTTTTAACAAATGCTGTCTTTTATGATAGATACCTTAAAAAACCTGAATTGAATGTAATAAGAAATAAGATAAATAATATTGTATTTGCCTAA
- a CDS encoding beta-N-acetylhexosaminidase family protein encodes MECVLKNLNPLPKKIFYEGKNIEYNGSKIKICCNDFEDFFSNDCFVLVDKPEKADLTVKGIISSSVKELEDFLNKNDFELSLEDLSEEGYLLKIHEDKKEISIGSSTKRGFFYASQTLKQLIDSKNKILPIVEIIDFSSFNIRGIIEGFYGKPWSNENRKDIIRFCRKNKMNAYWYAPKDDPYHREKWREPYPFEEKKKIYDLIEEAKKNYVDFVFCISPGLSMKFSDETEFSLLCNKYDEVLRRGVTNVAILFDDIPHKLEYEEDVRKFNNNYGLAQTYIANKLYDFLKKKDSKAKLYFCPTEYWQKEDSPYRRTLKENLHSEIVVIWTGNGVWSKRVSIKNANEISSQFGHKLVLWDNYPVNDADEGKLFLGPLTNREVDLYKSIEGVIANPMNQAYASMIALQTISDYLWNSESYNPWTSWEKAIFNIAGENFSRELELFSENFLKSRLFEGTSFKLKRLLKNYKEDSLNASKELVSYLEELSNLDEELSKIGFKGFYEDIKPWVAKLSELSRIVIKLITSPESEKDLIKREGEIRIKEYENISVCDDILDIFIKEI; translated from the coding sequence ATGGAATGTGTGTTAAAAAATTTAAATCCATTGCCAAAGAAAATATTTTACGAAGGAAAAAACATAGAATATAATGGTTCTAAAATAAAAATCTGTTGTAATGATTTTGAAGATTTTTTTTCTAATGATTGTTTTGTTCTAGTAGATAAACCTGAAAAGGCAGATTTAACAGTTAAAGGAATCATTTCTTCTTCAGTGAAGGAACTCGAAGACTTTTTAAATAAAAACGATTTTGAATTAAGTTTAGAAGATTTAAGCGAAGAAGGGTATCTGTTGAAAATTCATGAAGATAAAAAGGAAATTAGTATAGGCTCTTCCACAAAACGAGGATTTTTTTATGCATCGCAGACCCTAAAACAATTGATTGATAGCAAAAATAAAATACTTCCAATAGTTGAAATTATTGATTTTTCTTCTTTTAATATAAGAGGGATTATAGAAGGTTTTTATGGTAAACCCTGGAGTAATGAAAATAGAAAAGACATAATAAGATTTTGTAGAAAAAATAAAATGAATGCATATTGGTATGCTCCAAAGGATGATCCATACCATAGAGAAAAATGGAGGGAACCATATCCATTTGAAGAAAAGAAAAAAATATATGATTTGATAGAAGAGGCAAAGAAAAATTATGTAGATTTTGTATTTTGTATTAGTCCTGGTTTAAGTATGAAGTTTAGCGATGAAACGGAATTTTCATTGTTATGCAATAAGTATGATGAAGTATTGAGGCGGGGAGTTACAAATGTAGCAATTTTGTTTGATGATATACCTCATAAATTAGAATACGAAGAAGATGTTAGAAAGTTTAATAATAATTATGGTTTGGCCCAGACATACATAGCAAACAAATTGTATGATTTTTTAAAGAAGAAGGATTCTAAAGCAAAATTGTATTTTTGTCCTACTGAATATTGGCAAAAAGAAGATTCCCCTTATAGAAGAACTCTAAAAGAAAATTTACACTCTGAAATAGTAGTAATTTGGACTGGAAATGGAGTTTGGTCTAAAAGAGTTTCTATAAAAAATGCAAATGAGATTTCAAGTCAGTTTGGACATAAGTTAGTATTGTGGGATAATTATCCGGTTAATGATGCGGATGAAGGAAAATTATTTTTGGGGCCATTAACGAACAGAGAAGTTGATCTTTACAAATCGATAGAAGGAGTTATAGCTAATCCAATGAATCAGGCTTATGCTTCAATGATTGCTTTGCAGACTATATCTGATTATCTTTGGAATTCTGAATCTTATAATCCTTGGACTTCGTGGGAGAAAGCAATATTTAACATCGCGGGCGAAAATTTTTCGAGAGAGTTAGAATTATTCAGTGAAAATTTTCTTAAATCACGCTTATTTGAAGGAACATCTTTCAAATTAAAAAGGCTGTTAAAAAATTATAAAGAAGATTCTTTAAATGCTAGCAAAGAACTTGTAAGTTATCTAGAAGAATTATCAAATCTTGATGAAGAGTTAAGTAAAATTGGTTTTAAGGGGTTTTATGAAGATATTAAGCCATGGGTTGCTAAACTCTCAGAACTTTCAAGGATAGTGATAAAGCTAATTACCTCTCCTGAATCAGAAAAAGATCTTATAAAAAGGGAAGGTGAAATAAGAATCAAAGAATATGAAAATATTTCTGTATGTGATGATATTTTAGATATATTTATTAAAGAAATATAA
- a CDS encoding mandelate racemase/muconate lactonizing enzyme family protein, with product MRIVDIKVKPLNLKLTSPFITAAGPLNEVKNVYVEIHTDNLLIGIGESAFEPRVTGETQESIMSAINNYIKPVIIGEDPRDIERVEEKILKAIYGNESAKAGVDVALFDILGKYYNVPLYKLLGGYKNSFETDITISLNEPEKMVNDAKEAVKKGFKILKIKVGVDPNKDFQRVKMIRENIGTDIKIRLDANQGWNIKEALSLMKKLEKYDIELLEQPVINWNIEGLKYLRNCLSLPIVADESVFNVHDALNIIRLNAADMINIKLMKCGGIYNAIKINKIAEAAGIECMIGCMIESKISVTAASHFAAAFKNITKADLDSPLFFESDFIPDGIAYDLGMIHMPITPGLGISERI from the coding sequence TTGAGAATAGTTGATATTAAAGTTAAACCGTTAAATTTAAAGTTAACAAGTCCTTTTATAACCGCAGCTGGTCCATTGAATGAAGTAAAAAACGTTTATGTTGAAATTCATACTGATAATTTATTGATTGGAATTGGAGAATCGGCTTTTGAACCAAGGGTTACAGGCGAAACTCAAGAAAGCATTATGAGTGCTATCAATAATTATATAAAACCGGTTATAATTGGTGAAGATCCTAGAGATATAGAAAGAGTTGAAGAAAAAATTTTAAAAGCTATATATGGAAATGAAAGTGCTAAAGCTGGAGTTGATGTTGCTTTATTTGATATTTTAGGTAAATATTATAATGTTCCCTTATATAAGCTCCTAGGTGGTTATAAAAATTCATTTGAGACAGATATTACTATAAGTCTAAACGAGCCAGAGAAGATGGTAAATGATGCAAAAGAAGCGGTTAAGAAAGGGTTCAAGATATTGAAAATAAAAGTTGGGGTTGATCCTAACAAAGATTTTCAAAGGGTAAAAATGATTAGAGAAAACATTGGAACCGACATTAAGATTAGATTAGATGCTAACCAGGGATGGAACATCAAAGAAGCTTTATCTCTTATGAAAAAATTGGAGAAATATGATATAGAACTATTAGAACAACCTGTGATAAATTGGAATATTGAAGGGTTAAAATATTTAAGAAATTGTCTATCATTGCCAATTGTCGCAGATGAAAGTGTTTTTAACGTACATGATGCATTGAATATTATTAGACTTAATGCTGCAGATATGATTAATATTAAACTAATGAAATGTGGAGGTATATATAATGCGATTAAAATAAATAAAATTGCTGAAGCTGCAGGTATTGAATGTATGATAGGTTGTATGATCGAATCAAAGATTTCCGTAACAGCAGCTTCTCATTTTGCAGCTGCTTTTAAAAATATCACAAAGGCAGATCTGGATTCACCTTTATTTTTTGAATCTGATTTTATTCCTGATGGGATTGCTTATGATTTAGGGATGATTCATATGCCAATCACTCCAGGTCTTGGTATTTCTGAGAGAATTTAA